TCCGGCATCGCCTGAGCACCGAAATTGATTGTAGTGAAGAAAGTCTGAACACCCAGCTGCCGCCGCTTTTACTGCAGCCAGTCGTTGAAAATGCCATCAAGTTTGGATTGTACGACACCATCGGCGACATTACCATCCGCATCAAAAGCTGGACGGCCGACGATATGCTGTTCATCAGCGTCGACAATCCGTTTGATCCGGAATTGCAGCATTCGACGAAGGGCACCGGGTTTGGACTATCATCCATACAACGCAGGCTGTTCCTTTTATTTGGCCGGGCCGACCTGTTAAGCACACAAACTCACGATACTACTTTTACCACGCTTATAAAAGTACCGCAATCACAATGATCAAAGCTGTAATTATAGACGACGAACCGCTGGCCCGCGAACTGGTACTGGAGTACCTTCGCAACTGGCCACAGGTAACCGTTTTACAGGAATGTAACGATGGCTTCGAAGGCTTAAAGGCCATCCAGCAACATCAACCCGATCTTATTTTTTTAGATATACAAATGCCGAAGATCAACGGCTTCGAAATGCTGGAACTGGTGGAAAAACTGCCGGCCGTTATTTTCACCACGGCGTTTGAAGAATACGCCCTGCGCGCCTTCGAAGTGAGTGCGGCCGATTACTTACTAAAACCTTTCTCCCGCGAACGTTTCGATAAAGCGATGCAGAAGCTGGCAGATGCAACAGCTGCCCCCGCTGCCCTGCCGGAAGTACTGGATGCCGCCGCCCGTGAAATGCCCGCGCAACACAACCGCATAGTCGTTAAAACGAACGGTAAAATTAAGATCATCCCCATGGCTGATATTCATTACATAGAAGCAGCGGATGATTATGTGAAGATCGTTACACAGGAAGGCAGTTTCCTGAAGAACAAGACCATGGCCTTCTTCGAAAAAACGCTCGATGCGCTACAATTCATTCGCGTGCACCGCAGTTATATTCTGAACGTTAGCCAGATCACGCGACTGGAGCCTTACGAGAAAGAAACTTATCTCGCTGTATTACGCGATGGCAATAAGGTACAGGTAAGTAAAACGGGATATCCTAAATTGAAAGAGGTATTGGGTTTATAAATCACAAGCTGGAAAATAAACGTTCCAGCTTTTCTTTTTTAAGCACCTTTTGCCCTTGTTCACCGCTGGCAATAAGGCGGCCGTTGGAATAAGCTTCATAAGTACAAATGATTTCGTGCTGATACAATGCCTTTACCATGGCGGTAAACTCCACCACCGCGCCTTTTAACGCAGGCGCATGATGGGTGACGGTAAGGCTGGTACCAATGCCCTCTTCCTCCTCCTCTTTCATTTCGAGTACGAACAAACGGCAACACCATTCCGCATCGCGGGCCA
This genomic interval from Chitinophaga horti contains the following:
- a CDS encoding sensor histidine kinase; this translates as MSAISLLSFFWYEIKAQQETIEKKDTAEKLATEAELFKLRHQLQPHFLFNSLNSINALIGIRPEEARQMVQKLSDFLRGTLKKEDQASTTLKEEIQYLQWYLDIEKVRFRHRLSTEIDCSEESLNTQLPPLLLQPVVENAIKFGLYDTIGDITIRIKSWTADDMLFISVDNPFDPELQHSTKGTGFGLSSIQRRLFLLFGRADLLSTQTHDTTFTTLIKVPQSQ
- a CDS encoding LytR/AlgR family response regulator transcription factor, which translates into the protein MIKAVIIDDEPLARELVLEYLRNWPQVTVLQECNDGFEGLKAIQQHQPDLIFLDIQMPKINGFEMLELVEKLPAVIFTTAFEEYALRAFEVSAADYLLKPFSRERFDKAMQKLADATAAPAALPEVLDAAAREMPAQHNRIVVKTNGKIKIIPMADIHYIEAADDYVKIVTQEGSFLKNKTMAFFEKTLDALQFIRVHRSYILNVSQITRLEPYEKETYLAVLRDGNKVQVSKTGYPKLKEVLGL
- a CDS encoding thioesterase family protein, with amino-acid sequence MKAIFQPGDTKHFTRHVREEDCAAFDSGAVHPVYATFALARDAEWCCRLFVLEMKEEEEEGIGTSLTVTHHAPALKGAVVEFTAMVKALYQHEIICTYEAYSNGRLIASGEQGQKVLKKEKLERLFSSL